One Rosa chinensis cultivar Old Blush chromosome 5, RchiOBHm-V2, whole genome shotgun sequence genomic region harbors:
- the LOC112164628 gene encoding sister chromatid cohesion protein PDS5 homolog B isoform X3, whose protein sequence is MNVIEQCAGKLESGIKQFLISSMSGDNKSTSHQIDYHEVIYDVYRCAPQIVSAVVPYLTGELLTDQLDTRLKAVNLVGDLFSLPGSTISEPFQPIFSEFLKRLTDRVVEVRMSVLEHVKSCMMSNPFRAEAPEIISALCDRLLDFEEKVRKQVVAVIYDVACHDLNSIPLETVQLVAERLRDKSVLVKKYTMERLAEIYRVYCAKCSDGLTISSEFEWIPGKILRCFYDKDFRSDTIENVLCESLFPTDFSTKDKVKHWVRVFSVFDKVEVKALEKILEQKQRLLQEMQKYMSLRQVHQDGDAPEIQKKIQFCFRIMARSFADPAKAEENFQFLDQLKDANIWKILTNLVDPNTSFHQARTLRDELLKILGEKHRLYDFLSTLSVKCSYLLFNKEHVKEILLEVAMHRSTADIQYKLSCMNILVILARFSPLLLSGTEEELVNFLKDDDEAIKEGVLNVLAKAGGTIRENLAVLSSSIDLILERLCLEGSRRQAKYAVHALAAITKDDGLKSLSVLYKRLVDMLEEKTHLPAVLQSLGCIAETAMPVFETRESEIEKFIIEKILKRTDKPGDNKKASWDDKSELCSLKIYGIKTLVKSYLPVKDAQVRPGIDGLLEILRNTLSCGEISKDIESSSIDKAHLRLASAKAVLRLSKHWNHKIPVDVFHLTLKVSEISFPQARKLFLNKVHQYIKDRLLDAKYACAFFFNIFGSKSAEFQEEKQNLADIIQMYHQTKSRHLSIQSDANSLTAYPEYILPYLVHALAHHCCPNIDESKDDVKAFELIYRQLHLILSMLLHRDEDVKSESGSNIEKEDLSAIVSIFHSIKTSEDIYDAVKSKNSHAICDLGLSITKRLAPKETDLQVLTASVPLPSMLYKPYEKKEGDDSVAIEAQTWLANDSVLTHFESLKLDTTETGTSIIAEDEVLIDGEKDGNEVPLGKIIKHLKSQKIKAKKVKKNKVSSANPEKAENDVDILNMVREINLDNLGESSKFESSNGHENLPGKKSRIDTTHQKGNKRKASDGASVPVPKRRRSASTHSAIKSPRSTSKSPLSASLDDSHNRKLGESMESALLVSCIRKNATSSSKRKGRASDPGLHDEENEVGEESDRDEPNVLETGKKDPNSEYLSPTRPIKKPKRKSMSGSAKSKFKEGGKDIEDLIGCRIKVWWPMDRKFYEGTVKSYDTLKRKHVVLYADGDVEVLRLEKERWELVDNGRKPTKKSNSSKKSPSKEVTPGQKSKSMGSSSKSKKSTKTVKKKRTPSKNLDGKKGGSKRKQWGSRERESSDVSNIEPNLVSKVDEMNSVFPFAGSSGGAERKDVNVSEEVDSDKEVKSVSKGNLLEEAESPNPNIEDSDEEMPDSEVRPAGDMDSIGQDTENTVDEKLPSEEKQTDELNRSSSREDNEEESSDSEGSKEKNDVHGDRTKLKKRHVPVEPSSPSDAGDLELSDDEPLSNFTLRVGKRASKRVR, encoded by the exons ATGAATGTTATAGAACAGTGCGCAGGAAAGCTTGAATCCGGTATCAAACAGTTCCTTATATCATCAATGTCAGGCGACAACAAGTCAACCAGTCATCAAATTGATTACCATGAAGTCATCTATGATGTATATCGTTGTGCCCCCCAAATTGTGTCAGCAGTTGTCCCTTACCTAACTGGAGAGCTACTG ACTGATCAGCTGGACACTCGTTTAAAAGCAGTTAACTTAGTTGGAGACTTATTTTCACTGCCAGGCTCTACCATTTCAGAACCATTTCAGCCaattttttcagaatttttgaagAGGTTGACTGATAGAGTTGTTGAGGTTCGAATGTCAGTCCTTGAACATGTCAAGAGCTGTATGATGTCAAATCCTTTCAGAGCTGAAGCTCCCGAAATAATCT CTGCCCTCTGTGACCGGCTGTTGGACTTCGAAGAGAAAGTTCGGAAGCAAGTTGTTGCTGTAATTTATGATGTGGCATGTCATGACCTAAATTCCATTCCGCTAGAAACTGTACAACTTGTTGCCGAGCGCCTTCGAGACAAATCT GTACTTGTTAAAAAGTATACCATGGAGAGGCTGGCTGAGATATAcagggtttattgtgcaaagTGCTCTGATGGCTTGACCATTTCCAGTGAATTTGAGTGGATTCCTGGGAAGATTCTGAGATGTTTTTATGACAAAGATTTCAG ATCTGATACAATTGAAAATGTTCTTTGTGAATCTCTATTCCCAACTGATTTCTCTACCAAAGATAAAGTTAAACATTGGGTAAGGGTCTTCTCAGTATTTGATAAAGTTGAGGTGAAGGCACTTGAGAAGATACTGGAGCAGAAGCAAAG GTTACTACAAGAGATGCAGAAGTATATGTCACTTAGGCAGGTGCATCAG GATGGTGATGCTCCTGAGATCCAAAAAAAGATTCAGTTTTGTTTTCGTATAATGGCACGCTCGTTTGCTGACCCTGCAAAGGCTGAGgaaaattttcagtttcttgatcAATTGAAGGATGCTAACATCTGGAAGATTCTAACGAACCTTGTTGATCCAAACACTAGCTTCCATCAAGCCCGAACTTTACGG GATGAATTGCTTAAAATTTTGGGCGAAAAACACCGACTATATGACTTTCTTAGTACTCTCTCCGTGAAATGTTCTTATCTACTTTTCAACAAGGAGCATGTGAAGGAAATTCTTCTGGAGGTTGCCATGCACAGATCTACTGCAGATATACAATATAAGCTATCTTGTATGAATATTTTGGTG ATTCTTGCTCGCTTCAGTCCATTGCTACTTAGTGGAACAGAAGAGGAACTGGTAAATTTTCtcaaagatgatgatgaagctATAAAAGAAGGAGTTTTGAATGTTTTAGCAAAGGCTGGTGGTACCATCCGGGAAAATCTTGCAGTGTTATCAAG TTCGATAGACCTTATATTGGAGAGGTTGTGCTTGGAGGGCAGTAGAAGACAGGCAAAATATGCTGTACATGCCTTGGCGGCTATAACAAAGGATGATGGGCTTAAATCACTTTCTGTTTTGTACAAG AGGCTTGTGGATATGCTCGAGGAGAAGACACATTTGCCTGCTGTACTACAATCTTTGGGGTGTATAGCTGAGACTGCAATGCCAGTCTTCGAAACTAGagaaagtgaaattgaaaagtttataaTAGAGAAGATCCTAAAACGCACTGAT AAACCAGGTGATAATAAGAAGGCATCTTGGGATGACAAAAGTGAGCTTTGTTCCTTAAAG ATATATGGAATTAAGACCTTGGTGAAAAGCTACTTGCCTGTCAAAGATGCTCAGGTTCGCCCTGGCATTGATGGTCTACTGGAAATATTGAGAAACACACTTTCTTGTGGAGAAATATCCAAAGACATAGAATCaag TTCAATTGACAAGGCCCATTTAAGGCTTGCTTCTGCAAAGGCCGTTCTCCGTCTATCAAAGCACTGGAATCATAAGATACCTGTTGATGTCTTCCACTTAACCTTGAAGGTCTCAGAG ATTAGCTTCCCTCAAGCAAGGAAACTATTCCTTAACAAAGTTCATCAATACATAAAGGACCGGCTTTTGGATGCAAAATATGCTTGTGCATTCTTTTTCAACATATTTGGATCAAAGTCGGCAGAATTTCAAGAG GAGAAACAAAATCTAGCTGACATTATTCAAATGTATCACCAAACAAAGTCTCGACATCTCTCTATTCAATCTGATGCTAATTCCTTGACTGCATATCCGGAGTACATCCTCCCTTACTTGGTTCATGCACTTGCCCATCATTGTTGTCCTAATATTGATGAATCCAAGGATGATGTCAAAGCTTTTGAACTGATATACAG GCAATTGCACTTAATTCTGTCTATGTTGCTACATAGAGATGAAGATGTCAAGTCAGAATCAGGTAGCAACATTGAAAAGGAGGACCTTTCTGCTATAGTCTCTATCTTTCACAGTATCAAGACCTCTGAAGATATATATGATGCAGTGAAGTCAAAG AATTCACATGCTATTTGTGACCTTGGTCTGTCAATTACCAAGCGCTTAGCCCCAAAGGAAACTGATTTACAAGTGTTGACTGCATCAGTTCCTTTGCCTTCTATGCTGTATAAACCGTACGAGAAAAAGGAAGGAGATGATTCAGTG GCTATTGAAGCACAAACGTGGTTGGCTAATGACAGTGTGCTGACTCACTTTGAATCACTTAAGTTAGACACTACTGAAACG GGAACTTCCATAATTGCTGAGGATGAAGTTCTGATAGATGGTGAAAAAGATGGAAATGAAGTGCCTTTGGGAAAAATTATAAAGCACTTGAAGTCTCAGAAGATCAAGGCTAAAAAGGTGAAAAAGAACAAGGTTTCATCTGCTAATCCAGAGAAGGCTGAGAATGATGTTGATATCTTGAATATGGTCCGGGAGATAAATTTGGATAACTTGGGAGAATCAAGTAAGTTTGAATCAAGTAATGGTCATGAAAATCTGCCCGGCAAGAAATCAAGAATAGATACAACGCACCAAAAGGGTAACAAAAGAAAAGCTAGTGATGGAGCATCTGTTCCGGTACCTAAACGGAGGAGGTCAGCCTCCACTCATAGTGCTATCAAATCTCCCAGAAGTACATCAAAGTCTCCTTTAAGCGCTTCACTTGATGATTCACACAAT AGAAAATTGGGTGAAAGCATGGAGTCAGCTTTGTTGGTATCGTGCATCCGGAAGAATGCTACCTCCTCATCAAAACGTAAAGGCAGAGCTTCAGATCCTGGTCTTCATGATGAGGAAAATGAAGTAGGAGAAGAGAGCGACCGTGAC GAGCCCAATGTGCTTGAGACTGGCAAGAAGGACCCAAATAGTGAGTACCTATCTCCCACAAGACCCATCAAGAAGCCGAAAAGAAAAAGCATGTCAGGATCTGCAAAG TCCAAATTCAAGGAAGGTGGAAAAGATATCGAAGACTTGATTGGCTGCAGAATAAAAGTGTGGTGGCCTATGGATAGGAA ATTTTATGAAGGGACGGTGAAGTCTTATGATACACTAAAGAGAAAGCATGTG GTGCTGTATGCGGATGGTGATGTAGAAGTGCTTCGGCTAGAAAAGGAACGGTGGGAGCTCGTTGACAATGGTCGCAAGCCCACAAAG AAGTCAAATTCTTCAAAGAAATCCCCTTCAAAAGAAGT GACACCTGGTCAAAAAAGTAAAAGTATGGGCAGTTCTAGTAAGAGCAAGAAATCCACTAAAAC AGTTAAGAAGAAAAGAACACCGAGTAAAAACTTGGACGGGAAAAAGGGTGGATCAAAGAGAAAACAGTGGGGAAGTAGGGAAAGAGAGAGTTCTGATGTGTCGAATATTGAGCCTAATTTGGTCTCTAAAGTGGATGAAATGAACTCAG TCTTTCCGTTTGCAGGTAGTTCAGGAGGTGCTGAAAGAAAGGATGTGAATGTGTCAGAGGAGGTGGACTCTGACAAGGAAGTGAAGTCAGTTTCCAAAGGAAATCTGCTGGAAGAGGCAGAAAGTCCAAATCCAAATATTGAGGACTCTGATGAAGAGATGCCTGATTCTGAAGTGAGGCCTGCTGGAGATATGGACAGCATCGGACAAGATACTGAAAATACAGTTGACGAGAAGCTTCCTTCAGAAGAGAAACAAACAGATGAATTAAATAGATCATCCTCGAGAGAGGATAATGAGGAAGAGTCGTCAGATTCTGAAGGgagtaaagaaaaaaatgatgtCCATGGTGACCGTACAAAACTGAAGAAACGCCATGTACCTGTGGAGCCCTCAAGCCCTTCTGATGCTGGGGATCTTGAACTTTCTGATGATGAACCCCTT AGCAATTTTACACTCCGTGTAGGGAAAAGAGCTTCAAAGAGAGTACGATAA